Below is a window of Onychostoma macrolepis isolate SWU-2019 chromosome 06, ASM1243209v1, whole genome shotgun sequence DNA.
GCGACAGTGTTTGCCATATTTATCTGGTATTCAAGCTGATTTGTAAGGAGCGTTTATTTACATGTATCTATGGCTGATgatttaatgtttgaaaatgaagaaattaagacCAAAATAAGctataaatattagtattgtaattttacagttgtaaTGTAAAGTAAATTATCATGTTATTATAttctttttcttaaatactcaaatttttatttttacagtgacatattacaaaagtaaaacttgtttttatttagtaatgttTATATGGACTCTAATAGCAACACtcttatcagccaatcagatttgaggacCATAAAGAActgttatataatattatttttatttttttttttattttttttactgatataatcaaaacattttgGCAAAATTTTGTAGCCCTACAAATAGCGAATccggattttattttattttttattattttttaaatcagaaaaaTCACAGATTTTTTCCCTTAAATGTAACTACTATGCCATTTTATATAGAGCCTGAAAGCTCAACTCTGGTGAAAGTACTGGTATTAGTAGTTGTTGTGACGTAAACTAGGGCTTGTATGTGATGCTAATGAATTTCTGCATTTATAAATGTGTTAATATGTTCTTTCGTACATGTTCGCAAAGACTCGCTCTCCCGCTGTACGAGGTGGATTAGAGAGGCAAACAAGGCAGCCTATTGTACTGGGAGGCTGAAGACGTGCTGGCGCTCGCCATCACTCCCCTGTTTTTCACATGATTAGCAGGCTTCCTTCCTACATTCATGATAGGATTTGGACTCAATACACGGAAGCCTTAAAAACACGCATCTAACTGGAAATACCTTTGGGATCCTTGTGTTTACTACTGTAGGGTGGTATCACAACACATTAGTTTGGTTTGTTAGGCCTAAAGTTTGCCATAGGGCGAAACGTATCTAAATTATGATTTAGTAGAGCACTTTAAGATTGGTCTTTCAGCTTCTGCATTTCACAGGTAACATCTTTTGCTCAGTTAGCTGGATGATGGTGGGAAACAGCAAAATCTGCAGTTTGATGATTACTGCAGTAATATGCCATGTCAAATTCTATTGTTCTTCCCCACAGAGCTGCAATGCCCTCTAGTGGTCTGAACAGAGACTATCACCTTACGTCatgaaaaatctaaatttacccTGCTTATTGTTTTAGTATACATCTCTAGTGTTATTGTGAACAGTTCATGTGTGCATGTTATTTAAGATAGATGTTTGTCTTCGTAATCTTTTATCATAATGTAATAACATACTGCCCCTCTGAAACAGTGATCCTGTGATAGGCCAGACCATCTTTTTTCAACACCACTGTTTTCAATCTCATCAATTCccaatggataaaatcaagtcctgTATTAAACTTCCTGATAACTTGGAATTGGGTGTTGCTTGAACCATTGTTCTCTTTTACTattaccttgatttttcttcaCACGCCACATATCTTGTACTTAATCTCAAGCATGCTTTTCAACAACACTGTTATCTTCTTTAGATAAAgtcataatttattatatatttatatatatatatatatatatatatatatatatatatatatatatatatatgtgtgtgtgtgtgtgtgtgtatacataatTCATTTTGTGGTTTATGATTATATCACACTTCTTTATGAGtaacataatatttttatgatggattttcatattttaagatttaaaatctggatttgatcaaaaattcagtAATATCAAAGTAACGGTTTTACTTTATTAAGATGCATAATGAAGAATAGGTTAGGGCATtgtgcatttctttctttttttctttatatatagatttttctgttttaaaagcattttaaatgctatttctgAAGTTACAACCTGATACTTAAATAggttaatcattttatatatattaacctatatatataaaacctatTTAAGTATCAGGTTGTAACTTcagaaatagcatttaaaatgcttttaaaactgaaaaaatttgGCTTCagattacagaaataaatacattttcctcCGCTTTGTGCAAAttctgacagattttttttattttttatgtctcTCATTCCCAGGTCCTGTCAGCAGTATCCTGGTCAATAAGTATGGAAGTCGACCTATTATGATTTTAGGAGGCTGCCTCTCAGGAGCAGGGCTCATCGCTGCCTCTTTTTGCAATACCGTCGAAGGCTTGTACTTCTGTGTCGGTGTAGTGGGAggtataattaaaaacaaataagaatttttaaaCATACACCATTGCTCTTATCCCGTGCAATTTACAGTAATAGCACTCCTAGAGATGTTACACTCTTTTGACATGTTTTAATATCACCCAGGGGACCTGTTTTCATTTCGAACTGTGTGTTATGATGTTTTCCAGGTCTGGGACTGGCATTCAATCTCAACCCAGCTCTCACAATGATTGGCCAATATTTCTACAAGAAGCGCCCAATAGCTAATGGTATCGCTATGGCTGGTAGCCCAGTCTTTTTGTCTACTCTGGCTCCCCTGAACACCTGGTTCTTTGACCATTTCGGCTGGAGAGGGAGCTTCTTGATCCTAGGTGGACTTCTGCTGAATTGTTGTGTAGCTGGATCACTGATGAGGCCCATTGGGCCAAAACCCCAACCCGCTGTTAAAGCTGCTAACAGTAATAGCGAAGCCAGAGAGCAAAAGAGTGTGATGCAGATCATCAATGGTTTTATCGATCTGACACTCTTCAAGCATCGTGGCTTCTTGCTTTACCTTCTGGGTAACGTGGTCATGTTCTTCGGCCTCTTCTCTCCTCTTGTGTTCCTCAGTAATTACGCCAAGAGTAAGGAAATTCCCAAGGAGAAGGCAGCTTTTCTGCTCTCTATCCTGGCCTTTGTGGATATGGTTGCACGACCTTCAATGGGAATAATCGCCGGCACGAAATGGGTGAGACCAAGGGTGCAACATTTCTTCGCCGCATCCATTCTCCTTAACGGTGTGTGCCACCTGCTTGCCCCTCTGTCCACAGACTACACAGGGTTTGTGATTTACGCCATCTTCTTTGGGTTTGCCTTTGGCTGGCTGAGCTCTGTGCTGTTTGAGACCCTCATGGATCTTGTGGGATCTCAACGTTTCTCCAGTGCTGTGGGACTGGTGACGATTGTAGAATGTGGGCCAGTGTTACTGGGGCCTCCTTTATTAGGTGAGTAGTTTTAGCATACTAAATAACAAAAGGTATTTATCTGAAACAAGTAAAGGTAAAATGTAgttaaaaagttttgtttttgtttttttgatcaaaaatgaccagtcacatgatttaaaataaattttccttcATGCATTCAGAtaaattttaatctaaaaaaaacaaaaaacctccCTGAAAACACATTAACCATGCAGTCCCAGAAGAAAAGACTTCTGCATGCCTTTGCAAAATTAAGATGCATAATGAGGAATAGATTAGGGCATTGTGCATTATTATCTTGCAAAAGTTTTGTGAGTGAAAGCAAAAGCATGACCTACATTTGAATCACTTTTTGTTGAAAATGCATTGATGGATTCCACTTGGAtcactgatttttatttatatatatatatatatatatatatatatatatatatatataacaattatttGCACTCACAGGGAAGTTCAATGACATCTACAATGACTacaaatatacatacatgggcTGTGGAATTGTCCTGCTGGCTGgcagtttgtttcttttcatCGGAATGGGCATCAACTACAAGCTACTGGATAAAGAAGCAAAAGAAGAATCCAAGAGAGCCAATCTGCAGGAGGAACCTGGCAAAGAGGTTGTACAAGCACTGAAAGTACCTGATGACAATACTGCAGAGGATGCTGTGTGACAATAGCTGATCCTGGTTTTATTCTGGGTGATTCTTACATTTCTGCACTCTCTACATTGAGGATCTGATTACAGACATCCATCTTGGTCTATTCGGGTCACTGAGGCAGTGATGCAAACATTTCAGTGCCTTGCATGAGCACATGGTCGTGcaattgatatttttatttttagaatttaactTTAGTTTAAAACGTATGCATTTACTGTAGGACAAGAACTGTGGCCATTATTTTGGGGCATTTTATGTACGCTGAGAGTGGGAGAAAGATTAAATCAGTGAATATATGAAGAATTAATCTGCAAGAAACAAATGTTGCCTTCTAACAAAAAAGATACTGGAGCAATGTGAAAGCAGTAGATGTGCAAATACTGTCTCATTGAATATATGCACAAATTAAGCATAATTTGGTAAATATTTTCCAAGTTAAAACAATTAATGCATTGTTTTGTCAGTATCCATGGTCAGCGTCTGTTATTTTGTATATTCTTATGCATGTGTGTCTATGTGTGTAGTCTAGCAATTTAGTGATAAAAgattatttacttgtttcaaACTGTGTAAACACAAAAGCAATTTGTGTACATAGAGTAATGGGAAATTGTTTGTTAAATGCCAAATAAGTTACTATCAGAATAGATTtaaatgtttgtcatttttatgttgCAAAAtggttcaaataaaaattattctcattttaataaaagtttcACATCTCCTTTCAAGTGTTGGGGGTTAACCCTGGTGTTCTTTTGAGAATTGCAAATTGGTGTAAGTACCTCTTCTTTTGCAAAATGTTCATCTGACCTCCAACCCATTTGATATTACTGAAGCTTTAACCTAGTTGAATGCACCTTTCAGAAATGTGACAGGCATGTTAAACCATGATTTAGGAAATAACTGAATAAAAGAAGACACACAACTGGCAGGAATGTATTTTTATACCAGTCTGAAAATACCATCAGGTGAAATTTCAACGCCTTTATGTTGCATTGGGCCTCTGCGGCGCCGAATTAATGTAAGTAATGTACTTTTGAAACATGCTAAAGAGGTTAATGCGTATAGCAttcttcatatttaaaaaaataatattaataataatttaaaaaggtaaataaaaaaattcggGAGTTCCAACTGATATGGGGTGAATAGCCGTCATTTAATTTGAATCAGCCGCGCAAACCGTTTCAAATCTGGTTCGCGTGAGTCAAACTGAAGTCAGGTAAAAACCGTTGGTCAGCGAAATcgtaataaatattaaaaaaattccagAAAGTGCTAGAGTGATTTGCTTAAAGGTaatgaaatgtttctaaaattaGGTTTAATTACATACACGTAGTTTATAAAAGAGGAAAAGTAACGGAAATCAAATCATTTTAACGTTACCACCTTTGCTCAACTGGCTCAACTTTCGACTTGACGTTTCTCGGCTAGCTAACGTTAGTGTCTCAAAAGGGAAAAACTCAACAATAAAACTATTCGGTATACAGTTgagtatttttttaagttatatattTCGTTTTACTCCACAGCATGCAAAAACCTTTCAACTTCAAACTGCTGGTGCCCCCAAGAGCTCATTTGAATCAAGTTTCTGCAGTGAAGCCTCAGGAAACAGGCTCGTTTGAAGAAAACTCAGTTTTTTCTCCTTCAAACCAGGTTGGCAAACTTGTAAATTCTGTTTGTGCTATAATGTTGCTATTTGACCTCTGGCTGCTAAACTGCTGTGTGAACATTTAAATGTAGGATGATATGTGTATTTTGTTTGTAGAGTTATAACAAGTGTTCACATATGGAGACAAGCCTGCCATTTCCATCCAAAATGGTGCTTCCTACGAAGACATCAAGAACTGGTAACATTTATAATCTAAATGGAAAGGTGTACTGTAATGAATATGTTTTAATGAAGTAACGTTAAGTCCATTAATCCTGATACTTTGTTCTTTCAGAGGGCATGAAGAAAGCTGCAGTCATGCCAATGGAAAAGGAGGAGGTCAGGTTAAATGCTTATTTCATTTTGTATTGTAGTTTACTGCTTAAatgattattctttcttttttttataatctaTAATGGTTTAAGGTCTACATTATGAATTCAGTGAAATGCACATTGTCAGTAAATCTAAGCAGTTTAGCTGTTTTGCTTTTGCATTACAGACATCATTAAGATCCAGCCAGCTGTACTCCAGATTGATTGATGAAGCTGAGAAAATCAAACTCTGGAAGTTCAAAATAGATTCTGAGATTTCACAAAAAGACAGGAAGCTTCAGGAAAACAGAAAAACCATTGAGACGCAGCGTAAAGCTATTCAAGAGCTTCAGGTAAATCAGATTTGCAGGtagtagatttattttcattatttttttgtctgcTTCACTAAAGACAGAATTATGACTTATGTCCTTTGCAGTTTGCAAATGAAAGTCTGAGCATGAAATTAGAGGATCAACTGAATGAGAATGAAGATCTTAGAAATAAGTATGTACATCATGGGTAATTTTTATATAAgtacaaatattatattatgttatattatattataatttattatgttCTTTATTATGCAGAAGCAATGCAACCAGAAATTTGTGTAACATACTAAAGGACACATTTGAGAGATCTGCTGAGAAAATGAATCTGTGTAAGTCTGAGAgcatattattgtataatatgTCGTATACTGTAGCTTAACACTAAATATGTTAATTCATTGACAGTTATTAGAGgacaataatgtgttttttttttattttgcctgAATAGTTGAGGCTGAACGGGAAGAAACTCATGATCTGTTCTTACAGAACAATGAGAATATTCAGGTAActacttcatttatttattgaagatGGATGCAGAGTTGACAATAGGCCGAACCCTAAATTAGGACAATCCTTTTCATGACattgtaatttgttcatttgcAGAGGATGGTGGCAGCATTTGAAGCTCTTCGGAAGCAAGCAGAAGCTGATCAGCAGGATATGTTGAAATGTGATCATTTTTAACTAATTAAGTGAATTCATTTGAAGCATATAGTGTATTTGACACAATGGAATGAAACATTTTGTTAACATCCTACAGTAAGAGAATGCCTTACACAGTTTGAGGATCTTAAAGTGCAGTTGGAGAGTGAATGCCATGTGAAGGAGGAGGAGGTTAGTGCCTTTGCTCATGAGCCTTACAATTAACTCATTCAGCCTGAAGGGGGCAGCACTTGCTTGAATAATCTTGATTTTGAAAGACCTTGCAAACAATAACACTCACCTGTCTGTGTTCTTGTTGTGACTAAAACACATGTGTATTTTGTGTTGCTTGACTTTGAATTGTTGAGGTTGCAATGCTTCAAGAAAAACTCCAAGTAAAAGAAAACAATCTCAAAGATGTTTCACTAAAACTGAAAGAGGCACAGCAAAGCTGCAGTGTAACAGAGGAGTCAGCAAGTAAGGATGCATGAAACATTTGCGTCAGTATTTTCTTGATTAATTTTCAAAAAGTCATTTACTTTCACTCTTGTTGATTTTAGGGAAACATCAGAAATTACTTCAAAGCGTTACACAGGACCGGGAGGCACTTGAGGAGAAACTCAGGTTGACAGAGCAACTCAAATGGGAGATGGAGGTTTGTCCTTTTCCAAGGTcttaatacaaatgtatttacttacttttaaggatagtacataaataataaaataattcatgttaTGCATTGTATTGCTATTCATAGGAAAACCAGAGAGTCCTAAATTGCAAACTGGAACAAAGCAAGGAGATCCATGAGAAAGTTCTTCAGAAGAAAGACGATGAACTACAGGAACTAAACAACATCAAAGAGCAACAGTCAAACCAGCTTTCAGAGATGGAGCTGACAGTGAATTCTTTGCAGTCCTCACTAACTTCTGAGATACAGAGGTATGTTAAAGAGGTTATATCAGTACAAGACCTAGCATAATGTTTTGTAAATCTCAAACCTttatcacagaaaaaaataataaaattaaatattcaatcaACTTTTATTAAATGCTTTCTTTGTTTTCACAGGGCACAAGACCTTGAGACAAAGATAAGTTCCTTGGTGAATGAACTCAGTGACAAAAACACAGAGTTAGGTGTGTTAAAACTGTATGGTAACGAATAATGATATTTTTGCATGCTTAGTATCATTCTAAAATCATTGGTTACACTATCTTCATGCAGACGTTATCAAGGGGCAGAAAGAGGACCATAGCAAGCAAATACAGATACTCAGAGATGAGCTGGTTTGTATTTTCTTCTGCTTTGAGCATTCGCATTCTTTGAATTCCAATTATGAAACCAAGCTCATAGTGTTTCTGTAACAGGATAAGAAGTCAAACTCCCTCTCGTCTATAAAGGAGGAATTAAAGACAAGGGAGGTTCAGGTGTTCCAGCTTATTGCCTCACTTGAAGAGAAACAAAGTGAAGCAAATAATTTGAAGGTGAGGAAAAGGTCATTAAGCATTCATTGACATAGCAACATAGTAATTTAAGTGCTACATGTGCTTCATATCTAACAATCACTCCTCTCAGGATGAAATGGAGAGTGTCagcacagaaaataaaaacatgaaggAAGCCCTGACAAAAGCTAGACTTGACAATGAAGATCTGCAAGAAGTTGTAGTTTTGAAAGAGGTCAATAAGTTTATATTTTCGTTATATTACAAaccatgtgtatttatttgagtTTTATGATGAAACATGGTCGAATAACTTAAATAATCACACTGAATCTGTACATTTTTCATCCAGGCTAAATTAAAAGAGGTGGAGGAACAATTGTCAGGTGCTTTGGAGAGCAGTTCTAAATCATCAGAAGAGGTAGAAAGATTGGAGAGGGACATAAAGCTGCAGAAGTAAGAGCATCCATGACCTGTTTGGTTTTATATCATTAATCTTTATATCTCGGACTGAGCCACTCATgttaaaaagtataaatgtaaatttgtttagCTATTTGCTCCTCTAATTTATTGTTAAGTTATTATATGTGCAAACAAGAATGTACACAAAATTTTGCTAAAACTTTAGATTgggaccaattctcattatTGACTAGTTACTTATTAGCATGAATATTACTAACTTTATAGTGGTTTATTAGTACCTATAAAGcactagcgtagccagaaatgtttaagtgggtgggcctacataaaactgaGTAGGCCAGGTGTGTAGCATATGAAAACTGCACGTTAAAatgccaacaaaaaatacagcaccaaggttctttacacagtacttctaaaacatgcattaacattagtaatttgtcttgttaatgttcatttcaaaatttactaataggacattattattcaaattaaaagttaacaTTGTTAACATTTGCCTAAGCTGGTTAACAAAGGTGAATAAacacagtaacaaatgtattgctaatgttagttaatgcattaactaacgttaactaaaggaagtttattaaaaagcattacctcagagtgaaacaacggggcttcgctgatgatttcataatcaaacgtctctgtcagttcacgcatatcgaggaccgcagaaatgtgcgcagctgcaaattatgcagttcgttgtggcgaccaggatctgtgtttctttccacaaaggagGCATCTGTTTAGCagatcaaacactgtacctatgctaaatgttggttcagaagtttccgatcgataaatccagcaccctcaggtggtctgtcgggtttcatttgtagaTGGTCCAGATCTATTgctaagacttttactttttaaagaattgatcttatttatgtttgcttcactaggctattttcaaatttaacttcacaaacgtgcgcattttactattatatccttACGTCGTAAACATAGGtcgtaaacataacattgtgggtgggactaacaaATGAACGAATCATCAGCGTATGATGATATGCACCTGTAGGAAGAGGGAAAACTAAGAAACGacctgtaattgaccatgaaaacaagcgtttaatattttgaataaataaagttacagtgaaataagacgtttattagtatcatttaataaattacatccatttgtaaaattacaaacttctcattgggtgggccacagatgaaagtggATGGGCCCGGGCCCACCCGTAGCTACGCGACTGCTATAAAGtatatattaatgccttattctgaaTGACCATATTGTGACCTAAATTTCATATTAGCAAATAAgctataaaaacattgtaatgttCATTTAAATCTCATAAAATGAAGTATTTTGGCCATTTTGCTATTGTACCATTCAATATTTTAGGGAAATctctcctcttttttttttcttaaagggagAAGTATGCGGAGCTGATATTGAAGTTTAATGACCTGCAGATACAGAAGGACACCATTCAACAACAGGTTGATAGTGGTGCTTTAGAGAACAAAGTCCTTCAGTCTCACCTCATGgtttgtaaattaaatcaagtctCTGCATGTTGTAAATATGACAAAGATCCTCAAATGCTGTAtgctgttgtttatttctttacaGGAAAGCAATGCAAatgcagaaagagagaagacagagagagagaaacaacagCTTCAGTAAGATTAGAAGAGACTTTTGTcttgtaacatttcaaatttggttttatttattgttctttttAGTCTTACATATACAATTTCATATTCCAGGGAGCAGGTGGATATTTTATCTGCAAAAATTGCTGGGCAGGATGACGAGAGTAAGAATGTTCAGCAGCAGTTGAAGGAGAGTGTGcgttctctttttttattattttattgttttagttgaGTGTCATCTCATGTATCTAACCATAATTCATGTTAAATCACCCCAAAAGGGCAAAACCGCAAAGCGGGAACTTCTGTTAAAAGACAAACAAATCAAAGCACTGGAGTCAAAGGTAAAAAACCATATTGTGACATACATTACACAATTGTTCTCTGTActcattaaacacatttttaaattggttttttgttgttgttgtttttttttcagctaacaaacactaaaacaaaactagagacCAAAACAAAAGCTCACGAGGAATGTCTAAAAGAGGTAGAtcatttactattatttttctGAATAATCAAACAATGTtgaaagtcaacatgaaacaggaAATGTCAGCCAAAATTGTTTCACTGCTTTCTCATAAATTTGAAGTAAAACAGTGGTCATGTTACAGTGTTTGACACATTTCTTGCAGATTATTAAATTGAAGGAAGATTCAGATAGTATAAAGAAACGTCACAAGGAGGAGCTTCAGAAAATAAGCTCTGACCTCGAAGAAAAATCAACATCAGAGGTTCAAGTCAACCTTGAggtgaatttttttctttttctttttttttttttcatcaaatgcTATAACTGAAGAATTAATTCAACTTGatacaaataaatgatttttgtattttttttttgtaggtgCAGAAACTGAAGCAAACAGCCATGGAGGCACTGAAGAGTAAAGATGACACAGAAATCAAATGCCAGCAGAAGATATCAGACATGGTTGCTTTGATGGAGAGGCACAAGGTCATTATTATTCTTAATAAGTGGCCTCTgaaattatacaatattttcagtttttgagcACTTTTTCTTCActtaaatgttgttcttttcttGGTAGCATGAGTATGACAAAATGGTAGAAGAAAAAGATACAGAGCTGAGTGAAAAACGGATGAGAGAGGCTGAAGTCAGCGCAAGCAAAGCATCTCTGGTAATTATTTGACCTTTTTATGGCTTAACTTGACATCTTGCAATCCAAAGTTTGAAATGAATATCATACTTAAAATAACAGTCATTAGATGCCTGAATTATAGTCCTAGGTCCAAAATATGGATTTATAAATTCATTGGAATCCTTGATGCTGAGTTACCATTGTGTCCTTGAGACAGTTAATCCAAGGTTGCTGTAGCAGCACTATTGTCATTTTAGTAgatattgtacatttttttgGATATACAAGTCTCTGCTAAAAACAAATAACCAATAAATTTAGGAACTGGAGCTGTCTCATCTGCAAGTGGAAAATGAAGAGCTTAGACAACAACTTGAAAAGCTCAAAGGAGAGAAGATGGCCTTGAGGACACCAGTCTCATCTCTTGAAAAAGACACACTTCAACAGGTGTTGTATATTGTAATTTGAGATACCGTAAGTATACATGGCAATTTAAAATGGACAGtgcaataaatatgaaaatattgttttaggCAAATGAAATCAAGCCAAAGAAAGGAAGAAACAAGATCTCTAAAACTCAAAAAGCTAACATCACAAAGAAGGCTATGTATGAACTTTTAAATGAGAATGAAAATGAAGCATCAGGAAATGCATCTTACACTCCTGCTGTAGGTTTTTTCCCATTATCTTTGTCCATTTTGTGCATTCTTATTCTTCACATCTATCAgcatttgttttgtgtgtgttttgtttgtttgtttgtttttgttattgatgCAAGGGAACGGTGAATGAAGACCTTCATACCCCATTATGGAGCAAAACGACACCTCAAATAAAGGTATGGGGGCAACCTGAACTCTTTGATTCACCATTCATCTTGAACATTTATATGAGccagtttgttttccatttcAGTCATTCAGAATTCGCACACCACCTGAGATTACAGGGTCTTGGAAGGAAAACATTCTGAAGCTGGATCCAAAATCAGACAACTCAGACAGCAATGACATACTGGTAAATTTTATCAATTTACATACCATTGGTATTGTGCTATATACAAACAGTTTTTCAGTTAtctgcatttttatttgcaGTCAGTTTTATTTGGTTTGTGTTACTCTTTCTTAATTCCCTTAGAGTTTCTCTCCAAGACCTGTGAAATCAAAGAAACCTATGAAACCAAAAGAGGCAGACACAGGGAGTTTGGACATGTTCAAGAAggtaaaaaataacatttgacCAGTTTTGTCCCAATTTTATG
It encodes the following:
- the LOC131542382 gene encoding synaptonemal complex protein 1-like isoform X2, with translation MQKPFNFKLLVPPRAHLNQVSAVKPQETGSFEENSVFSPSNQSYNKCSHMETSLPFPSKMVLPTKTSRTEGMKKAAVMPMEKEETSLRSSQLYSRLIDEAEKIKLWKFKIDSEISQKDRKLQENRKTIETQRKAIQELQFANESLSMKLEDQLNENEDLRNKSNATRNLCNILKDTFERSAEKMNLFEAEREETHDLFLQNNENIQRMVAAFEALRKQAEADQQDMLKLRECLTQFEDLKVQLESECHVKEEEVAMLQEKLQVKENNLKDVSLKLKEAQQSCSVTEESARKHQKLLQSVTQDREALEEKLRLTEQLKWEMEENQRVLNCKLEQSKEIHEKVLQKKDDELQELNNIKEQQSNQLSEMELTVNSLQSSLTSEIQRAQDLETKISSLVNELSDKNTELDVIKGQKEDHSKQIQILRDELDKKSNSLSSIKEELKTREVQVFQLIASLEEKQSEANNLKDEMESVSTENKNMKEALTKARLDNEDLQEVVVLKEAKLKEVEEQLSGALESSSKSSEEVERLERDIKLQKEKYAELILKFNDLQIQKDTIQQQESNANAEREKTEREKQQLQEQVDILSAKIAGQDDESKNVQQQLKESGKTAKRELLLKDKQIKALESKLTNTKTKLETKTKAHEECLKEIIKLKEDSDSIKKRHKEELQKISSDLEEKSTSEVQVNLEVQKLKQTAMEALKSKDDTEIKCQQKISDMVALMERHKHEYDKMVEEKDTELSEKRMREAEVSASKASLELELSHLQVENEELRQQLEKLKGEKMALRTPVSSLEKDTLQQANEIKPKKGRNKISKTQKANITKKAMYELLNENENEASGNASYTPAGTVNEDLHTPLWSKTTPQIKSFRIRTPPEITGSWKENILKLDPKSDNSDSNDILSFSPRPVKSKKPMKPKEADTGSLDMFKKVQSSFPCKSPGTVLKLAAIKRMRDAGWTIVSNSDKKKKKVTDKIFA
- the LOC131542382 gene encoding synaptonemal complex protein 1-like isoform X1, translating into MQKPFNFKLLVPPRAHLNQVSAVKPQETGSFEENSVFSPSNQSYNKCSHMETSLPFPSKMVLPTKTSRTEGMKKAAVMPMEKEETSLRSSQLYSRLIDEAEKIKLWKFKIDSEISQKDRKLQENRKTIETQRKAIQELQFANESLSMKLEDQLNENEDLRNKSNATRNLCNILKDTFERSAEKMNLFEAEREETHDLFLQNNENIQRMVAAFEALRKQAEADQQDMLKLRECLTQFEDLKVQLESECHVKEEEVAMLQEKLQVKENNLKDVSLKLKEAQQSCSVTEESARKHQKLLQSVTQDREALEEKLRLTEQLKWEMEENQRVLNCKLEQSKEIHEKVLQKKDDELQELNNIKEQQSNQLSEMELTVNSLQSSLTSEIQRAQDLETKISSLVNELSDKNTELDVIKGQKEDHSKQIQILRDELDKKSNSLSSIKEELKTREVQVFQLIASLEEKQSEANNLKDEMESVSTENKNMKEALTKARLDNEDLQEVVVLKEAKLKEVEEQLSGALESSSKSSEEVERLERDIKLQKEKYAELILKFNDLQIQKDTIQQQVDSGALENKVLQSHLMESNANAEREKTEREKQQLQEQVDILSAKIAGQDDESKNVQQQLKESGKTAKRELLLKDKQIKALESKLTNTKTKLETKTKAHEECLKEIIKLKEDSDSIKKRHKEELQKISSDLEEKSTSEVQVNLEVQKLKQTAMEALKSKDDTEIKCQQKISDMVALMERHKHEYDKMVEEKDTELSEKRMREAEVSASKASLELELSHLQVENEELRQQLEKLKGEKMALRTPVSSLEKDTLQQANEIKPKKGRNKISKTQKANITKKAMYELLNENENEASGNASYTPAGTVNEDLHTPLWSKTTPQIKSFRIRTPPEITGSWKENILKLDPKSDNSDSNDILSFSPRPVKSKKPMKPKEADTGSLDMFKKVQSSFPCKSPGTVLKLAAIKRMRDAGWTIVSNSDKKKKKVTDKIFA
- the LOC131542382 gene encoding monocarboxylate transporter 1-like isoform X3 produces the protein MAPAVGGPVGYTPPEGGWGWAIVFGAFISIGFSYAFPKSITVFFKEIEVIFHATSSQVSWISSIMLAVMYGGGPVSSILVNKYGSRPIMILGGCLSGAGLIAASFCNTVEGLYFCVGVVGGLGLAFNLNPALTMIGQYFYKKRPIANGIAMAGSPVFLSTLAPLNTWFFDHFGWRGSFLILGGLLLNCCVAGSLMRPIGPKPQPAVKAANSNSEAREQKSVMQIINGFIDLTLFKHRGFLLYLLGNVVMFFGLFSPLVFLSNYAKSKEIPKEKAAFLLSILAFVDMVARPSMGIIAGTKWVRPRVQHFFAASILLNGVCHLLAPLSTDYTGFVIYAIFFGFAFGWLSSVLFETLMDLVGSQRFSSAVGLVTIVECGPVLLGPPLLGKFNDIYNDYKYTYMGCGIVLLAGSLFLFIGMGINYKLLDKEAKEESKRANLQEEPGKEVVQALKVPDDNTAEDAV